Proteins from a genomic interval of Zingiber officinale cultivar Zhangliang chromosome 2A, Zo_v1.1, whole genome shotgun sequence:
- the LOC122042225 gene encoding tubby-like F-box protein 8, producing the protein MSFRSIVRDVRDGFGSLSRRSFDLRLSSLIGHRRGKSQGSVLELHDPCPVFHQSRWASLPPELLRDVIRRLEASESTWPSRKHVVACAAVCRSWREMCKEIVRCPEVTGKLTFPVSLKQPGPRDGTIQCFIKRDKSKLTYRLYLCLNPSVLVETGKFLLSAKRNRRTTYTEYSISVNAGNISRSSNSYIGKLRSNFLGTKFVVYDTQPPYNFSSFCPPGRTSRRFSKRISPKVPSGSYNIAQVTYELNVLGTRGPRRMHCIMYSIPTSALDPGGTVPALPENLVSLSLDDSFRSMSFSKSSIMDRSMDYNSARFSDVTRGAHMDFNSARFSDITGAAREGEEVDNIKERPLVLRNKPPRWHEQLQCWCLNFRGRVTIASVKNFQLISAVQPAAGAPSPSEPPAAQSEHDKIILQFGKVAKDMFTMDYRYPLSAFQAFAICLSSFDTKLACE; encoded by the exons ATGTCATTCCGTAGTATAGTTCGTGATGTTAGAGATGGCTTCGGCAGTTTATCAAGGAGAAGTTTTGATCTCAGGCTTTCAAGTCTAATTGGCCATCGCAGGGGGAAATCCCAAGGTTCTGTGTTGGAGCTGCATGATCCATGTCCTGTTTTTCATCAGAGTCGTTGGGCTAGCTTACCCCCTGAGCTTCTCCGTGATGTGATCAGAAGACTAGAGGCAAGTGAAAGCACATGGCCATCTCGTAAGCATGTTGTTGCCTGTGCAGCTGTCTGTAGATCATGGAGAGAGATGTGCAAAGAGATTGTTAGGTGTCCAGAAGTTACTGGGAAGCTCACATTTCCAGTCTCTCTAAAGCAG CCGGGACCTCGGGATGGAACCATTCAATGTTTCATTAAGAGAGATAAGTCGAAACTTACTTATCGTCTGTACCTGTGTCTTAACCCCT CTGTTCTTGTGGAGACTGGGAAGTTTCTCCTATCAGCTAAAAGAAATCGCCGAACCACTTATACAGAATATAGTATCTCAGTGAATGCTGGCAACATATCAAGGTCAAGTAACTCATACATTGGAAAGCTAAG GTCAAACTTTCTTGGTACAAAATTTGTAGTATACGACACCCAACCACCTTACAACTTTTCTTCCTTTTGCCCACCTGGTCGAACAAGTCGTAGGTTCTCCAAGAGAATCTCTCCTAAAGTCCCTTCGGGCAGCTACAACATAGCCCAGGTTACATACGAGTTGAATGTTCTTGGCACACGTGGACCACGGCGTATGCATTGCATCATGTACTCCATTCCTACATCAGCACTTGATCCTGGGGGCACAGTTCCTGCTCTACCTGAGAACCTTGTTTCACTATCCCTCGATGACTCATTCCGCAGTATGTCATTCTCCAAATCCTCGATCATGGACCGCTCAATGGACTACAACAGCGCTCGCTTCTCTGATGTAACCAGAGGAGCTCACATGGACTTCAACAGTGCTCGCTTCTCTGATATAACTGGAGCAGCTCGCGAGGGAGAAGAGGTGGATAACATAAAGGAGAGGCCATTGGTACTGCGAAACAAACCCCCAAGGTGGCACGAGCAGCTGCAGTGTTGGTGTCTGAACTTCCGGGGCAGGGTCACAATTGCTTCCGTGAAGAACTTCCAGCTGATATCCGCAGTGCAGCCAGCAGCGGGCGCTCCTAGTCCATCAGAACCACCAGCAGCGCAATCCGAGCACGATAAGATAATCCTCCAGTTCGGCAAGGTGGCAAAGGACATGTTCACCATGGATTACAGGTATCCACTCTCTGCTTTCCAGGCTTTCGCCATATGTTTGAGCAGCTTCGACACCAAGTTGGCCTGTGAATAA